The following proteins are encoded in a genomic region of Gossypium hirsutum isolate 1008001.06 chromosome D05, Gossypium_hirsutum_v2.1, whole genome shotgun sequence:
- the LOC107943995 gene encoding aldehyde dehydrogenase family 3 member H1 isoform X2: MLKNSCRLALKEMNHWMMPEKAKTSLTTFPSSAEIVSEPLGVVLVISAWNYPFLLSLDPVVGAISAGNAIVLKPSEMAPASSSLIAKLVADYLDSSCIKVVEGAVPETSALLEQKWDKILYTGNGRVARIVMAAAAKHLTPVVLELGGKSPVIVDSNINLKVATRRIIAGKWGCNNGQACISPDYIITTKDYATKLVDSFKCELERFYGKDPLESKDLSRIVNSNHFDRLSKLMDEEKVSSKIVHGGQRNEKNLQIAPTIFLDVPVNSLIMKEEIFGPLLPIITVDKVEQSFDLIHSSGGKPLAAYLFTNNKKLKRKFVETVSAGGLVVNDTAVHLAIHSLPFGGVGESGMGSYHGKFSFDAFSHKKAVLYRGFAGDAFLRYPPYTPGKLTLLQALLSGSIVGIIRALLGWFWA, translated from the exons ATGTTAAAGAATTCATGCAGATTGGCACTCAAGGAAATGAACCACTGGATGATGCCAGAAAAG GCAAAAACTTCGTTGACTACATTTCCTTCCTCTGCTGAAATTGTATCTGAACCATTGGGTGTCGTGTTAGTAATCTCAGCATGGAATTATCCTTTTT TATTGTCTCTTGATCCAGTTGTTGGAGCTATTTCAGCTGGTAATGCTATAGTCTTAAAGCCATCAGAAATGGCTCCAGCCTCATCATCATTGATTGCAAAGCTGGTAGCGGATTATTTGGATAGCTCTTGCATTAAGGTTGTTGAAGGGGCTGTTCCTGAAACATCAGCACTATTGGAGCAAAAGTGGGACAAAATATTGTATACAG GCAATGGAAGAGTTGCTCGCATTGTGATGGCAGCTGCTGCAAAGCACCTAACACCAGTTGTTTTGGAGCTCGGAGGAAAGTCACCTGTTATTGTTGATTCAAACATCAACTTAAAG GTTGCAACTAGGCGGATCATTGCGGGGAAGTGGGGCTGTAATAATGGACAAGCATGTATTTCTCCTGATTACATTATTACAACAAAAGATTACGCTACGAAGTTG GTTGACTCTTTCAAATGTGAACTGGAGCGATTTTATGGAAAGGACCCATTGGAGTCGAAAGACTTGTCTCGCATAGTGAATTCTAACCACTTTGATCGCTTGTCAAAGCTCATGGATGAGGAGAAAGTTTCTAGTAAGATCGTCCATGGCGGTCAGAGAAATGAAAAGAACCT GCAGATTGCTCCCACGATCTTTCTTGATGTCCCAGTAAATTCTCTCATCATGAAAGAAGAGATATTTGGCCCATTGCTTCCGATTATCACG GTGGACAAAGTGGAACAGAGTTTTGATTTGATACATTCTTCTGGAGGAAAGCCACTAGCAGCGTATCTGTTTACGAATAACAAGAAACTAAAACGTAAGTTTGTTGAAACGGTCTCTGCAGGGGGTTTAGTCGTCAATGACACAGCTGTACAT CTTGCTATACACAGTTTACCATTCGGAGGAGTGGGGGAAAGCGGAATGGGTTCGTACCATGGGAAATTCTCCTTCGATGCATTTAGCCATAAGAAGGCAGTTCTTTATAGAGGTTTTGCAGGTGATGCATTTCTGAGATACCCACCATACACACCGGGGAAGCTAACATTGTTGCAGGCACTTCTCAGTGGTAGCATTGTTGGCATAATCCGTGCTTTGCTGGGATGGTTTTGGGCTTAA